From the genome of Naumovozyma castellii chromosome 7, complete genome:
atatctaGAAAtgagaaaagaaaaaacatTCAAATGTTTTTAAAAGATAAGTTAGTTAGTAAGTCAGGTATGATATTTATTGAGAGAGTTTGCCTTGAATTTCTTgcaaattatttaatatccCATTAAGTGAGGGCCTCTCTGAAGGATCAACTTTAAGACAGGTATTCAAAATGTCAATTATTTCCTGAGAATAAGTACCCTTCGTGTCCGGGATACTATATTTACCCATCTttatacaatattttaCCACACCGCCATTTAATTgctcttctctttcaaaagGCGATATCCCAAACATCATAGAATACAAAACACAACCAAGTGACCATATATCTACTTTAGCAGTTATTTTGTCGCCCATTTTCAAAGTCAAAAGCTCAGGTGCGGAAAATTGCAAAGTACAGTGTTCTTCAATCCATTGCTGGAATCTATTCAGTTGGATTTCAGTACTAATAGTAATGTTTGTCCTAAAACAAGATTGAAGATCTGCTATGATAGCATTTCCCTGCTCGCTCAATAAAATCAGATCAGGCCTCAAGTTGTAATAGGCGAAACATACATTTTcgttttcattatctttgGATAACTCCATGGGCAAATCATTCAGTAAAAGGGGAGCATTTTCACTATACGACATAATTGCCATATCATCCGGTGATCCTTGTTCTCTTAACTTGGGATCATGTAGAGGTAACAACCCTCTACATAATCCTATCATTATCTTAATGCAATCTTTCTCAGGTATGACTGTTCCGAGGGCGGTCGATGATGATAGTAAATGCCGGTTTATATCATCCTGAACAGATCCATAATGGTAAAATGGGAAGAGGACATCGATTTGTTTTGATCCATCGTATTTTTGATGTAG
Proteins encoded in this window:
- the ENV7 gene encoding putative serine/threonine protein kinase ENV7 (ancestral locus Anc_6.262), which codes for MLNIIRLYTCCCPCLSSGTNSIISINARDYKIEKLLQDENLSYSYLVRTLDSEPPFENGPLFVLKRIYCPFGDIESVSAAMNEISYYKKFAGNSHIISCLDYQLHQKYDGSKQIDVLFPFYHYGSVQDDINRHLLSSSTALGTVIPEKDCIKIMIGLCRGLLPLHDPKLREQGSPDDMAIMSYSENAPLLLNDLPMELSKDNENENVCFAYYNLRPDLILLSEQGNAIIADLQSCFRTNITISTEIQLNRFQQWIEEHCTLQFSAPELLTLKMGDKITAKVDIWSLGCVLYSMMFGISPFEREEQLNGGVVKYCIKMGKYSIPDTKGTYSQEIIDILNTCLKVDPSERPSLNGILNNLQEIQGKLSQ